A DNA window from Centroberyx gerrardi isolate f3 chromosome 5, fCenGer3.hap1.cur.20231027, whole genome shotgun sequence contains the following coding sequences:
- the chia.1 gene encoding chitinase, acidic.1, whose translation MARLILPTALGILLTLHIASSSKLVCHMTNWAQYRPAGGKFVPANVDPFLCTHVIYALATINSFNQITPIEWNDEEQYNSLNSLKNINPALRTLLSVGGTVNGLSPFIAMVARPESRAAFIRSAISYLRSHNFDGLNLDWEFPGQNGSPPQDKQRFTELVKELSKAFEDDAKDNRKTQLLLSANVAAFRPTISGGYEVTKIAPHFDFMNVMTYDFHGHWEAATAHNSPLYRSPVDSGSHVHHNINSSISHWLALGAPADKLLLGFPTYGRTYRLSSSANGLGAPANGPAEAGPYTRTAGFWAYYEVCTFSASTTSEWIPEQEVPYATYGSAWVGYDDKRSYSAKVQWLNDNNLGGAHVWTLDMDDFSGYFCSDGSAYPLINHLRLSMGFPPKPITTPGPTTTLDPVASFCVGRPDGLYENTADKTTYFQCFQGITYLHRCQPGLIFWDSCKCCNWP comes from the exons ATGGCAAGACTTATTCTCCCCACAG CTCTGGGGATTCTGCTTACTCTGCACATTG CCTCATCCTCTAAGCTGGTGTGCCACATGACCAACTGGGCCCAGTACAGGCCCGCCGGTGGCAAATTCGTCCCAGCGAATGTAGATCCCTTCTTGTGCACCCACGTTATCTACGCCCTGGCCACCATCAACAGCTTCAACCAGATCACCCCTATAGAGTGGAACGACGAGGAGCAGTACAACAGCCTCAACAGCCTCAAGAACAT TAATCCTGCACTGAGGACTTTGCTGTCTGTCGGAGGCACCGTCAATGGACTCAGCCC ATTCATCGCCATGGTTGCCCGGCCCGAGAGCCGCGCGGCTTTCATCAGGTCGGCCATCAGCTACCTCCGCAGCCACAACTTTGACGGGCTGAACCTGGACTGGGAGTTTCCTGGACAGAACGGCAGCCCGCCGCAGGACAAGCAGAGGTTTACTGAGCTGGTCAAG GAGTTGTCCAAGGCCTTCGAGGATGATGCCAAAGACAACAGGaagactcagctgctgctgtcagcgAACGTCGCTGCTTTCCGTCCCACCATCAGCGGCGGCTATGAGGTCACCAAGATCGCACC TCACTTTGACTTCATGAATGTGATGACCTACGACTTCCACGGACACTGGGAGGCAGCCACAGCACACAACAGCCCGCTGTACCGCAGCCCCGTGGACTCCGGCTCACATGTTCACCACAATAtt AACTCCTCCATATCCCACTGGCTGGCTCTGGGAGCGCCGGCTGACAAGCTGCTGCTGGGCTTCCCTACATACGGACGAACCTACCGGCTCAGCAGCTCCGCCAACGGCCTGGGAGCGCCGGCCAACGGCCCCGCCGAGGCCGGACCCTACACTCGCACCGCCGGCTTCTGGGCCTACTATGAG GTCTGTACGTTCAGCGCCAGCACGACGTCTGAGTGGATCCCTGAACAGGAGGTTCCTTACGCCACCTATGGCAGCGCCTGGGTGGGCTATGATGACAAACGGAGCTACTCTGCCAAG GTCCAGTGGCTGAATGACAACAACCTGGGAGGAGCTCATGTCTGGACGCTGGACATGGACGACTTCAGTGGCTACTTCTGCTCAGATGGAAGTGCTTATCCTCTGATCAACCACCTCAGGCTCTCAATGG GCTTCCCCCCTAAGCCCATCACCACCCCGGGCCCCACCACCACCTTGGACCCCGTGGCCTCCTTCTGCGTGGGCCGTCCCGACGGCCTGTACGAGAACACGGCCGACAAGACCACCTACTTCCAGTGCTTCCAGGGGATCACCTACCTGCACCGCTGCCAGCCCGGCCTCATCTTCTGGGACTCCTGCAAGTGCTGCAACTGGCCCTGA